One window from the genome of Pedobacter schmidteae encodes:
- a CDS encoding response regulator transcription factor, with protein MQQKLRILLVEDEDHLLDAIKLNLELEGYKVHAVKDGKTALKVFKEERFNLIILDVMLPEMDGFQVCETIRLENTEVPILFLTAKNTSEDRVMGLKKGADDYLVKPFNLEELILRVGILVKRSMKADDLKEINSYKIGDKTIYFNSFELKQDDGVIVPLTKKETMLLKLLIERKNEAVSREQILETVWNYDVYPSTRTIDNFILTFRKYFEPDQKNPVYFHSIRGVGYKFTDIH; from the coding sequence ATGCAACAGAAATTAAGAATACTGCTGGTTGAAGATGAGGACCATTTATTAGATGCCATAAAATTAAACCTTGAGCTTGAAGGTTATAAAGTACACGCTGTAAAAGACGGTAAAACGGCCTTAAAGGTATTTAAGGAAGAACGTTTTAACCTGATTATTTTGGATGTAATGCTTCCGGAAATGGACGGTTTCCAGGTATGCGAAACCATCAGACTTGAAAATACTGAAGTACCAATTCTGTTTTTGACTGCCAAAAATACCAGCGAAGACAGAGTGATGGGGCTAAAAAAAGGAGCTGATGATTACCTGGTGAAACCTTTTAACCTGGAAGAATTGATTTTAAGAGTTGGTATTTTGGTAAAACGCAGTATGAAAGCCGACGACCTGAAAGAAATCAACTCTTACAAAATTGGTGACAAAACCATTTATTTCAATTCGTTTGAATTGAAACAGGATGATGGCGTGATTGTTCCTTTAACTAAAAAGGAAACCATGCTTTTGAAGTTGCTGATTGAACGTAAGAACGAAGCCGTATCACGCGAGCAGATTTTGGAAACGGTATGGAACTATGATGTTTACCCTTCTACAAGGACTATAGATAACTTCATTTTAACCTTCCGTAAGTATTTTGAACCAGATCAGAAAAACCCGGTATATTTTCACTCCATCAGAGGTGTTGGCTATAAATTCACGGACATTCATTAA
- a CDS encoding ABC transporter ATP-binding protein: MEEPIISVKNLTKQHQAEQASGVSGVSFDIKKGSVVAILGESGSGKSTLLKCIYGLLKVDEGEVSFKGKRILGPDEQLIPGHKEMKMVTQDFSLNIYAKVYDNIASMLSNTDIQAKQGKTNEMMRHLHIEHLKDKKITQLSGGEQQRVAIAKAMVTDTTVLLLDEPFSQVDALLKNQLRADIKRIAAETGVTVIMVSHDPADGLFLADELLILKDGKLLQSGNPVTVYNQPNAIYTARLLGNAITISAAEAEKLGLDIKNGTAVFYPEWVELKSSWNSRRFEVKDVYYKGFYEELLLERNGVTIRAIQLNRGAHKKNDHVQANITHFLVL, encoded by the coding sequence GTGGAAGAACCAATTATTTCAGTTAAAAACTTAACCAAACAACATCAGGCCGAACAGGCTTCAGGCGTAAGTGGCGTCAGTTTTGATATTAAAAAAGGAAGTGTTGTAGCTATTCTTGGCGAAAGTGGCAGTGGAAAATCGACCTTGTTAAAATGTATTTATGGCCTGCTTAAAGTGGACGAAGGCGAAGTATCTTTTAAAGGTAAACGTATTTTGGGCCCTGATGAGCAGCTGATACCCGGGCATAAGGAGATGAAAATGGTTACCCAGGATTTTTCTTTGAACATTTATGCCAAGGTGTATGACAATATTGCTTCCATGCTTTCTAATACCGATATTCAGGCTAAGCAAGGCAAGACAAATGAAATGATGCGGCATTTGCACATCGAACACCTTAAGGACAAGAAAATCACACAGCTAAGTGGAGGAGAGCAGCAGCGTGTAGCCATAGCGAAGGCAATGGTGACAGATACAACGGTATTGTTACTGGATGAACCCTTTAGTCAGGTAGATGCCTTATTGAAAAACCAACTGCGTGCAGACATTAAAAGAATTGCCGCTGAAACCGGGGTTACTGTGATTATGGTATCGCATGATCCTGCCGATGGCTTATTTCTTGCCGATGAGCTCCTGATTTTAAAAGATGGAAAATTGTTGCAGTCGGGCAACCCGGTTACGGTTTATAATCAACCCAATGCCATTTATACTGCACGTCTTTTAGGAAATGCAATAACCATTTCTGCAGCTGAGGCCGAAAAACTTGGGCTGGACATTAAAAATGGGACTGCTGTTTTTTATCCCGAGTGGGTGGAACTGAAAAGTTCCTGGAATAGCAGGCGGTTTGAAGTAAAGGATGTGTATTACAAGGGGTTTTATGAAGAGCTCTTGCTGGAAAGAAATGGGGTGACCATCAGAGCGATTCAATTAAACCGTGGAGCACATAAAAAAAATGATCATGTGCAGGCCAACATTACCCATTTTTTAGTACTGTAA
- the hemJ gene encoding protoporphyrinogen oxidase HemJ produces the protein MEKYYLYIMSVHIIFVVSWMAGLFYSVRLFIYHKETEDRSETERLILQREYEKMERKLWCIITTPAMVLTVLAGVGMVCIHPWLLEMPWFHVKLAFVVALLIYHFICQRIMNQLKKGVCQISSFKLRLWNEVATILLVAIVFTVILKSAVDWVYGLIGLIVFAVVIMAAVKWYKYYRKKHDC, from the coding sequence ATGGAGAAATACTATTTATACATCATGTCTGTTCATATCATCTTTGTGGTGAGTTGGATGGCAGGATTGTTTTATAGTGTACGCCTTTTTATTTACCATAAGGAAACTGAAGACAGATCCGAAACGGAACGTCTTATTCTTCAGCGGGAGTATGAAAAAATGGAGCGCAAGCTTTGGTGCATCATTACTACGCCTGCAATGGTACTTACTGTGCTTGCTGGTGTAGGAATGGTTTGTATCCATCCCTGGTTACTGGAAATGCCCTGGTTTCATGTAAAACTGGCCTTCGTGGTGGCTTTATTGATTTACCATTTTATTTGCCAACGCATTATGAACCAATTGAAGAAGGGAGTATGCCAGATCAGCTCTTTTAAATTGCGTTTATGGAATGAAGTAGCCACCATATTATTAGTTGCTATTGTATTTACTGTGATTTTAAAAAGTGCGGTAGACTGGGTATATGGATTGATTGGCCTGATCGTTTTTGCAGTGGTCATTATGGCAGCAGTAAAGTGGTATAAATATTACCGAAAAAAACACGATTGCTAA
- a CDS encoding outer membrane beta-barrel protein, which translates to MKSCMRLMMLLTGGLMMLTSNSIFAQQDSIKTLANPKGEFVGGITFTRFDLGFTRLVDNGSFSLSPVNDFLGYKEFKSSTVSFDVLDYGYRFNSNFKVYLAAGLDWTMLRLKRDITIKRNTPVLEYEPETGVVFSKNRFSSFYVHVPLGIQFRTNENQRGKRFYFVVGPELGFLINGKVKQVSKENGKQKFRDDYNFEKVRLGGTLRVGYGWIGLFSKYYFTDMFDSAPQTGLKNMSFGITLGLN; encoded by the coding sequence ATGAAAAGTTGTATGCGCTTAATGATGCTTTTAACTGGTGGACTGATGATGTTGACCTCAAATAGCATATTTGCGCAACAGGATAGTATTAAGACCTTAGCCAATCCCAAAGGTGAGTTTGTTGGGGGGATTACCTTTACCCGCTTTGATCTGGGCTTCACCAGACTGGTTGACAATGGCAGTTTTAGTTTGTCGCCGGTAAATGATTTTTTAGGTTATAAAGAATTTAAATCCAGTACAGTTTCTTTTGACGTGCTGGATTATGGTTATCGCTTCAATTCTAATTTTAAGGTATATCTGGCTGCAGGTTTAGATTGGACGATGTTACGCCTGAAAAGAGACATCACCATCAAAAGAAATACACCTGTGCTGGAATATGAACCTGAAACAGGCGTTGTTTTTTCTAAGAACAGGTTCTCCAGCTTTTATGTGCATGTACCGTTGGGCATTCAGTTTCGAACCAACGAAAACCAGCGTGGTAAACGCTTTTATTTTGTTGTCGGTCCGGAATTGGGCTTCCTGATTAATGGGAAGGTGAAGCAGGTGAGTAAAGAAAATGGCAAGCAGAAATTTAGGGACGATTATAATTTTGAAAAGGTGCGTCTAGGTGGTACCCTGCGTGTAGGTTATGGGTGGATTGGTCTCTTTAGCAAATATTATTTCACCGATATGTTTGACAGCGCCCCACAAACCGGATTAAAGAATATGTCCTTTGGAATAACTTTAGGTTTAAATTAA
- the hemL gene encoding glutamate-1-semialdehyde 2,1-aminomutase, which translates to MLESLKKMFSGNEGEIPVNTGSKPDISREKSAELYEKAKNYFPGGVNSPVRAFKSVYGTPLFIQKGDGCFVWDADGNQFIDFCGSWGPLILGHNHAKVREKVTEVMQNGMSFGAPTALENELAELIIKNNKFVEKIRFTSSGTEAVMSAIRLARGYTGRDKIIKFEGCYHGHSDSLLVKAGSGLVTFGETSSAGVPKAFAQETIVLPLNDTEALKQAFEQFKDQVAAVIIEGIPANNGLLMQDGAYIEFLQGICKENNTLLIFDEVITGFRLGFEGAAAHYGIKPDIVTYGKIIGGGLPVGMYGASAEIMAHISPDGGVYQAGTLSGNPVAMAAGIAQLTELLRSGFYKDLNNKAAEFAESIQRFATARNYKVKVFYVGSIFWIAFTDKDKIQTAEDIDHNSMEKFKIMHRELLNRGIYLGPSGYEVGFVSAAHTKIELEKAKRAIFDSLDVVFRNK; encoded by the coding sequence ATGTTAGAATCTTTAAAAAAAATGTTTTCAGGAAATGAAGGTGAGATACCTGTAAATACAGGGAGTAAACCTGATATTTCCAGAGAGAAGTCGGCAGAACTATACGAAAAGGCAAAAAACTATTTCCCTGGTGGGGTAAACTCTCCGGTAAGAGCATTTAAGTCTGTTTACGGTACACCTCTTTTTATTCAGAAGGGAGACGGCTGTTTTGTATGGGATGCAGATGGAAATCAATTTATAGATTTTTGTGGTAGCTGGGGACCACTGATCCTTGGGCATAATCATGCAAAAGTTAGGGAAAAGGTTACAGAGGTAATGCAAAATGGCATGAGCTTCGGTGCACCAACTGCCTTGGAAAATGAACTGGCAGAGCTGATTATTAAAAATAACAAGTTCGTTGAAAAGATACGCTTTACCAGTTCGGGTACAGAAGCTGTGATGTCTGCCATCAGGTTGGCGCGCGGATATACCGGCCGGGATAAGATTATTAAATTTGAAGGTTGTTACCATGGACATAGCGATTCACTGTTGGTAAAAGCTGGCTCGGGACTGGTTACTTTTGGCGAGACTTCCTCGGCGGGTGTACCCAAAGCATTTGCACAGGAAACCATTGTATTGCCATTAAATGATACCGAGGCACTAAAACAAGCTTTTGAACAATTTAAAGATCAGGTTGCAGCTGTAATTATTGAAGGTATTCCGGCAAATAACGGATTGCTGATGCAGGATGGCGCTTATATTGAATTTTTACAAGGCATTTGTAAGGAAAACAATACGTTATTGATATTTGATGAGGTCATTACTGGTTTCAGATTAGGGTTTGAAGGAGCTGCGGCCCATTATGGAATTAAACCTGACATTGTAACTTATGGTAAAATTATAGGCGGGGGCTTGCCGGTAGGTATGTATGGTGCTTCTGCTGAAATTATGGCGCATATTTCTCCTGACGGTGGAGTTTATCAGGCGGGTACGCTTTCTGGTAATCCGGTAGCGATGGCTGCTGGTATCGCTCAACTGACAGAATTGCTGCGTTCGGGATTTTATAAGGACTTGAATAATAAAGCGGCAGAGTTTGCGGAAAGTATACAGCGTTTTGCTACAGCCAGAAATTATAAAGTCAAGGTATTTTATGTGGGCTCTATTTTCTGGATTGCTTTTACCGATAAGGATAAAATCCAGACTGCTGAAGATATTGACCACAACAGCATGGAGAAATTTAAAATCATGCACAGAGAATTGTTAAACAGAGGTATTTACCTGGGGCCTTCGGGTTATGAGGTAGGTTTTGTCTCTGCGGCGCATACAAAAATAGAACTTGAAAAGGCAAAAAGAGCCATATTTGATAGTCTGGATGTTGTTTTCAGGAACAAGTAA
- the hemB gene encoding porphobilinogen synthase — protein sequence MLHRPRRLRKNPVVRELVAETRLSKDMFIYPYFVVPGSNVVHPLDAMPGISHFSEDTLIRDVEKGLKLGVNKIMLFGVGDEKSENAASAYHDHSLVPSAVRLLKKNFGDDLYVVTDVCVCSYTTHGHCGILKDDYVQNDETVEVIAKMALTHVQAGADMLAPSDMMDGRVAAMRSVLDGAGYVNAAIMSHATKFASAYYGPFREAADCAPSKGDRKAYQMDFRNPNEALREALLDESEGADVLMVKPALAYLDIMHKLKQHTDLPIACYNVSGEYSMVKAAAQKGWIDEQKVVMETMHAFARAGASIITTYHIRDIVENNWM from the coding sequence ATGTTACACCGTCCGCGTAGATTAAGGAAAAATCCAGTTGTGAGAGAGCTGGTAGCCGAAACAAGGTTGTCTAAAGACATGTTCATTTATCCGTACTTTGTGGTGCCGGGCAGTAACGTGGTTCATCCGCTGGATGCTATGCCAGGTATCAGTCATTTTTCGGAAGATACCTTGATAAGAGATGTAGAAAAGGGATTGAAATTAGGTGTCAACAAAATTATGCTGTTTGGTGTTGGAGATGAAAAAAGTGAAAATGCAGCATCTGCTTATCACGATCATTCTTTGGTACCTTCTGCTGTCCGTTTATTAAAAAAGAATTTTGGTGATGACCTTTATGTGGTAACCGATGTGTGTGTATGTTCGTATACTACGCATGGGCACTGTGGAATATTGAAGGATGATTATGTGCAAAATGATGAAACGGTAGAAGTGATTGCTAAAATGGCGCTCACGCATGTGCAGGCAGGAGCAGATATGCTAGCTCCATCTGACATGATGGATGGGCGTGTTGCTGCGATGAGAAGTGTATTGGATGGTGCAGGTTATGTGAATGCAGCCATTATGTCGCATGCAACAAAATTCGCATCAGCTTACTATGGTCCGTTTAGAGAAGCAGCTGATTGTGCACCGAGCAAAGGTGACCGCAAAGCTTATCAGATGGATTTTAGGAATCCGAATGAGGCGTTAAGAGAAGCCCTGCTGGACGAAAGTGAAGGTGCGGATGTGTTGATGGTAAAGCCGGCACTAGCGTATCTGGATATTATGCACAAGCTGAAACAACATACCGATTTACCCATTGCCTGCTATAATGTTTCGGGAGAATATTCGATGGTTAAAGCAGCCGCACAAAAGGGTTGGATAGATGAACAAAAGGTGGTAATGGAAACGATGCATGCTTTTGCGCGTGCTGGAGCGAGTATCATCACTACGTATCACATCAGGGATATTGTTGAAAATAATTGGATGTAA
- a CDS encoding DUF5686 and carboxypeptidase-like regulatory domain-containing protein yields MYQTHPYSILRVFFLFLVTLSSLPVFAQQTVVRGVVTDATTKETIPYASFMIAGSGKGGRTDVDGKYNITIEGNYTQLKFSYVGYRSQLKTFKQGGSQVINVQLQSEATQMNEVVIKGGKKPPYRNKENPAVELIRKVIANKPKNRMESYDYVAYKKYERMLFSMSNLSEKFKNKKIFRNYQFLFQEQDSTKIGGKNLLPVFQQEKLSDNYFRKNPEKMRTVIIADKQVNFDERFIDNKGMSSYFERMYRDIDIYDNNISVMSNLLLSPIADGAPGFYKFFITDTIKTHQPQLIELSFTPRNKMDQLFEGKLYVTMDGNYAVQNAYLTVNKNINLNFVRGLEAKLEFEQNPDNRYHLSKSNLLVDLSLIKNNGSGFTAERTVTYKDYTINQPIADSVYKGSPQLVVVPDAAQKSDQFWASNRPDALGTSSIKVYHNLDTLQSIPSFKRTMDIVTLFFAGYKDFGPFEMGPVNTFYSFNGVEGFRARLGGRTTPALSKRYYFETYAAYGFDDQKWKYFLSGTYSLNNKSIYAFPQNYIRASFQRDTKIPGQELQFVQEDNFLLSFKRGENNMMLYNDFYRLDYVHEYENHFSYTLGLRKWSQSPAGSLYFNNSAENLFSRVNQINTSEVTVNLRYAPHEKFYQGKIYRTPFVDRYPIFNLRYTAGLKGVLGGEYSYHNFMGSVDKRFYLSQLGYTDVTVEGGYNVGKLPFPLLSIHRANQTYAYQLQSYNLMNFMEFVSDHYASINIDQNFNGFFFNKIPLLRQLKLREVMSFKALYGGLRNENNPEKNPDVMQFVRNQDGLPITYSLNDGPYIEGSVGIGNIFKVLRVDAVKRFNYLNNPEVSSWGIRARVKFDF; encoded by the coding sequence ATGTATCAGACACATCCATATTCTATATTAAGAGTTTTTTTTCTGTTTCTTGTTACTTTAAGCAGCTTGCCTGTCTTTGCCCAGCAAACTGTGGTAAGAGGTGTGGTTACAGATGCGACCACTAAAGAAACGATTCCTTATGCCTCCTTTATGATTGCCGGTAGCGGTAAAGGTGGGCGCACGGACGTGGATGGAAAATACAACATCACTATTGAGGGGAATTATACACAGCTTAAGTTTAGTTATGTAGGCTACCGTAGTCAGTTGAAAACCTTTAAACAGGGGGGATCGCAGGTAATTAACGTGCAATTGCAGAGTGAAGCGACGCAGATGAATGAAGTGGTGATAAAGGGGGGAAAAAAGCCTCCTTACCGCAATAAAGAAAACCCTGCCGTTGAACTGATCCGTAAAGTAATAGCCAATAAGCCAAAAAACCGGATGGAGAGCTACGATTATGTAGCCTATAAAAAATACGAACGCATGCTGTTCTCCATGAGTAACCTTTCGGAGAAGTTTAAAAATAAAAAGATTTTCCGCAATTATCAGTTTCTGTTTCAGGAGCAGGATTCGACAAAAATAGGCGGTAAAAACCTGTTGCCTGTATTCCAGCAGGAGAAACTTTCTGACAATTACTTCCGCAAGAATCCGGAAAAGATGAGGACAGTAATCATTGCTGATAAACAGGTGAATTTTGACGAGCGCTTTATCGATAACAAAGGGATGAGTTCCTATTTTGAACGAATGTACCGGGATATTGATATTTATGACAACAATATTTCTGTAATGAGTAATCTGCTGTTAAGTCCTATTGCCGATGGAGCACCGGGTTTCTATAAATTCTTTATTACGGATACTATAAAAACACATCAACCTCAGTTGATTGAGCTTTCCTTTACGCCGAGAAATAAGATGGATCAGCTGTTTGAGGGCAAGCTGTACGTAACTATGGATGGCAATTATGCTGTTCAAAATGCATACCTTACCGTTAACAAGAACATTAACCTGAATTTTGTAAGGGGGCTGGAGGCTAAACTGGAGTTTGAACAAAACCCGGACAACCGCTACCACCTGAGTAAAAGTAATCTGCTTGTTGATTTGAGCCTGATTAAAAATAATGGCAGTGGTTTTACAGCCGAACGTACAGTAACATACAAGGATTACACGATCAATCAACCCATTGCCGATAGTGTATATAAAGGTTCACCGCAATTGGTGGTCGTGCCGGATGCTGCGCAAAAGTCAGATCAGTTCTGGGCAAGTAACCGTCCGGATGCACTGGGTACCAGCAGTATCAAAGTGTACCATAATTTAGATACCCTGCAAAGTATTCCTTCCTTTAAGAGGACAATGGATATTGTGACCTTGTTTTTTGCGGGTTACAAGGATTTCGGTCCTTTTGAAATGGGGCCGGTCAATACTTTCTATAGCTTTAATGGTGTGGAAGGTTTTCGCGCACGCTTAGGAGGCCGCACTACTCCTGCGTTGAGTAAGCGTTATTACTTTGAAACTTATGCTGCTTATGGTTTTGACGATCAGAAATGGAAATATTTTTTAAGCGGAACTTACTCCCTTAATAATAAATCGATTTATGCTTTCCCGCAAAATTATATACGGGCCAGTTTTCAGCGCGACACCAAAATCCCTGGTCAGGAATTGCAGTTTGTGCAGGAAGACAATTTCCTTTTGTCCTTTAAAAGGGGAGAGAACAACATGATGTTGTACAATGATTTTTACAGACTTGATTATGTACATGAGTATGAAAACCATTTCTCTTATACATTAGGCTTACGTAAATGGAGCCAAAGCCCTGCGGGATCTCTGTACTTTAACAATTCTGCGGAAAATCTCTTTTCAAGAGTTAATCAGATCAATACTTCTGAGGTTACAGTGAACCTGAGGTATGCACCGCACGAAAAGTTTTATCAGGGTAAAATTTACCGTACCCCATTTGTGGACCGGTACCCGATATTCAACCTGCGTTACACCGCCGGATTAAAGGGTGTTTTGGGTGGCGAATATAGTTACCACAATTTTATGGGTAGCGTGGATAAACGGTTTTACTTGTCGCAATTGGGCTATACTGATGTTACAGTTGAGGGAGGATATAATGTAGGTAAATTACCTTTCCCATTGTTATCCATTCACCGTGCCAACCAGACTTACGCTTACCAGTTGCAATCCTACAATCTGATGAATTTTATGGAATTTGTGAGCGATCATTATGCCAGTATCAACATTGATCAGAATTTTAATGGTTTCTTTTTTAATAAGATTCCTTTACTGCGGCAATTGAAATTAAGGGAAGTAATGTCGTTTAAGGCACTGTATGGTGGCTTGCGGAATGAGAATAATCCGGAGAAAAATCCTGACGTGATGCAATTTGTGCGTAATCAGGATGGCTTGCCGATCACCTATTCTTTAAACGACGGACCTTATATAGAGGGTAGTGTGGGTATAGGAAACATTTTTAAAGTGCTTAGGGTAGATGCTGTAAAACGTTTTAACTACCTGAACAACCCCGAAGTATCGAGTTGGGGAATACGCGCCAGAGTGAAATTTGATTTTTAA
- the hemE gene encoding uroporphyrinogen decarboxylase, translating into MNTLFLDAAFSKQTERPPVWMMRQAGRFMPEYWEIKNKYSFLEMCKTPEIAADVTMLPVDLLGIDAAILFSDILVTGEAMGGDLSFTQGVGPKFANPVRTLKDVDALEVDVLDRLQYVADAIKVIQERLNGSIPLIGFAGAPFTVMSYLVEGGSSKDFKLTKLLMHNQPEVAHKLLAKIAKVTADYLNLQIAAGVNAIQIFDSWALALSWNDYQEFSHRYIQEIIAHLNRKDIPVISFCKGSSVFAPIMAEAKPDVISVDWNADLLNIKNSLPAGIAVQGNLDPHILYADKPVIRKEILRLFERMRGQNGFIFNLGHGIMPDIPFDNVKYAIEVIKEFKY; encoded by the coding sequence ATGAACACGTTATTTTTAGATGCAGCATTTTCAAAACAGACAGAACGTCCACCCGTATGGATGATGCGCCAGGCAGGTCGTTTTATGCCTGAGTATTGGGAGATCAAGAACAAATACTCCTTTCTGGAAATGTGCAAAACACCTGAAATTGCTGCTGACGTAACGATGTTACCTGTTGATTTGTTGGGTATTGATGCTGCTATCCTTTTTTCGGACATTTTGGTTACAGGTGAAGCCATGGGAGGCGACCTAAGTTTTACGCAAGGTGTTGGGCCTAAATTTGCTAATCCGGTGCGTACCTTGAAAGATGTGGATGCCCTGGAAGTTGATGTGTTAGACCGGTTACAATATGTTGCTGATGCGATTAAGGTGATACAGGAACGTTTAAATGGCAGTATCCCTTTAATCGGTTTCGCCGGTGCTCCCTTTACGGTAATGAGTTACCTGGTTGAAGGTGGCTCGTCCAAAGATTTTAAATTGACAAAGTTGCTGATGCATAATCAGCCTGAAGTTGCTCATAAGCTATTGGCCAAAATTGCAAAGGTTACGGCTGATTACCTAAATCTGCAGATTGCGGCAGGTGTAAATGCCATCCAGATTTTTGATAGCTGGGCTTTGGCTTTGTCATGGAATGACTACCAGGAATTTTCACATCGTTATATTCAGGAGATTATTGCTCATCTGAATAGAAAAGACATTCCGGTAATTTCTTTTTGTAAAGGAAGTTCTGTATTTGCCCCGATTATGGCAGAAGCTAAACCAGATGTGATTTCGGTAGATTGGAATGCTGATCTTTTAAATATCAAAAATAGCTTGCCTGCAGGTATAGCGGTGCAGGGTAATTTAGATCCTCATATTTTATATGCTGATAAACCGGTAATCAGAAAAGAGATTTTAAGACTATTTGAACGTATGCGTGGGCAAAATGGATTTATCTTTAACCTGGGCCACGGTATAATGCCTGATATCCCATTTGACAATGTAAAATATGCTATAGAAGTAATCAAGGAATTTAAGTACTAA
- a CDS encoding sensor histidine kinase KdpD, producing the protein MKKSIVIFYFMLLYALVQLISWGTLVVRLEPARMAMVMGEGSVFLFLLCIGAYFLHQSIKKEERLREQQQNFLLSVTHELKSPLAAIKLSIQTIVKRDLDRARQTSLLSNSLKDIERLDDLVENMLLATKIENRSYSFPKEEFDFSELVTKITDRLQVHSCGCEQIINPMIKPGIKVMGDQFALSSVVTNLVENAVKYSGPCADVAVELTEKDGHPFLRVSDKGPGIPDAEKMLIFDKFYRVGDENVRKSKGTGLGLFIVKEVLQSHDADISVRDNVPQGAIFEITFS; encoded by the coding sequence TTGAAAAAGTCAATCGTTATATTTTATTTCATGCTCTTGTACGCTTTGGTACAGTTAATTTCCTGGGGTACCCTGGTAGTAAGACTGGAACCTGCCAGAATGGCAATGGTGATGGGAGAGGGGTCGGTATTTTTATTTTTACTTTGCATAGGTGCGTATTTTTTGCACCAGTCTATAAAAAAAGAAGAGCGGTTGCGTGAGCAACAACAAAACTTTTTATTGTCGGTAACACATGAACTTAAATCGCCTCTGGCTGCCATAAAGTTGTCTATCCAGACGATAGTAAAACGTGATTTGGATAGGGCGCGACAAACCTCTTTGCTGAGCAATTCATTAAAAGATATTGAACGGCTGGACGATCTGGTGGAGAATATGTTGTTGGCTACCAAGATAGAAAACCGCTCTTATTCGTTTCCTAAGGAGGAATTTGACTTTTCTGAGCTGGTTACAAAAATTACCGATAGGTTACAGGTACATTCTTGTGGTTGTGAACAAATCATTAATCCCATGATTAAGCCCGGAATTAAGGTGATGGGCGATCAGTTTGCCCTCTCCTCAGTGGTCACAAATCTGGTAGAGAACGCAGTGAAATATTCCGGTCCTTGTGCAGATGTTGCCGTGGAGCTGACAGAAAAAGATGGGCACCCTTTTTTGCGGGTGTCTGACAAAGGGCCAGGTATTCCGGATGCTGAAAAGATGCTTATTTTCGATAAATTTTACAGAGTTGGTGATGAGAATGTCAGAAAATCAAAAGGAACGGGTTTAGGCCTGTTTATTGTTAAGGAAGTATTACAAAGCCACGACGCTGATATCAGCGTTAGAGATAATGTACCGCAAGGTGCTATTTTTGAAATAACATTTAGTTGA
- a CDS encoding RNA polymerase sigma-70 factor has translation MRVYQELPDAALLDEIKVGNKAAFNELFNRYWKKLLAISYNYTKDQSAAEETVQEVFIGLWNRRKDLNIQSLAPYLATAVKFSVLAALQQQKRREELTLNNYQVNPITLTEEEIYARFLQEQIDGIAARLPEKCRLVFKYSRSEGLSIPEISEAMNISQKTVEAHLSKALKTIRKDLNKSGVVLLLLHQLLK, from the coding sequence ATGAGGGTATATCAAGAACTTCCCGATGCGGCATTGTTGGATGAAATTAAAGTAGGTAATAAGGCCGCCTTTAATGAATTGTTTAATAGGTATTGGAAAAAGTTGTTGGCCATCTCTTATAACTATACCAAAGATCAGTCGGCCGCAGAGGAAACCGTTCAGGAAGTTTTTATTGGCTTATGGAATAGAAGAAAGGACCTTAACATCCAATCTTTAGCGCCTTATTTGGCTACAGCCGTAAAGTTCTCTGTACTGGCGGCGCTACAACAACAAAAAAGAAGAGAAGAGCTTACCCTGAATAATTATCAGGTTAATCCAATTACGCTTACAGAAGAAGAAATATACGCACGTTTTTTACAGGAGCAAATTGATGGTATTGCAGCCCGTTTGCCCGAAAAATGTAGACTGGTATTTAAGTATAGTCGTTCTGAAGGGCTTAGTATTCCTGAGATTTCTGAAGCAATGAATATTAGTCAGAAAACAGTAGAGGCGCACCTGAGTAAAGCCCTTAAAACTATACGGAAGGATTTGAATAAATCTGGGGTAGTTTTACTGCTTCTACATCAGTTACTTAAATAA